From Aristaeella lactis, the proteins below share one genomic window:
- a CDS encoding tyrosine-protein phosphatase, which produces MIQNKRDLGGMKTKDGKVIRNGMLVRSAKLAEAEENDLKGIATIIDLRTEAEREEMPDLTCGREYLPVPVFNKMNEGISHEEEAENKAIPDMAVLYGILMRVYADNFRKILKTILEHDYSKGAVLWHCTEGKDRCGMTTALVLEALGVDRETILEDYLKTNLINLPKAAKVREKLLETHGEEVAEGAYRAYIADEKYIRAAWEEMGSDYIRGRLGITDGELEAFRKKILE; this is translated from the coding sequence ATGATTCAAAACAAACGTGACCTTGGAGGAATGAAGACAAAAGACGGTAAAGTGATCCGCAACGGCATGCTGGTTCGTTCAGCAAAGCTTGCCGAGGCGGAGGAGAATGACCTGAAAGGGATCGCGACGATCATAGACCTGCGGACCGAGGCGGAACGGGAAGAAATGCCGGACCTGACCTGCGGAAGGGAATATCTTCCCGTGCCGGTTTTCAATAAGATGAATGAGGGAATCAGCCATGAGGAAGAAGCGGAAAACAAAGCGATTCCCGACATGGCAGTGCTGTACGGCATCCTGATGCGGGTGTATGCCGATAACTTCCGGAAGATCCTGAAAACCATCCTGGAGCATGACTACAGCAAAGGCGCGGTCCTGTGGCACTGCACGGAGGGCAAGGACCGCTGCGGGATGACCACGGCGCTGGTCCTGGAAGCCCTGGGCGTTGACCGGGAAACTATCCTGGAGGATTACCTGAAAACCAACCTGATCAACCTGCCAAAGGCTGCCAAAGTCCGCGAGAAGCTGCTGGAGACCCATGGCGAGGAAGTAGCCGAAGGCGCCTACCGGGCCTATATCGCGGATGAGAAGTATATCCGGGCAGCATGGGAGGAAATGGGCAGCGATTACATCCGCGGAAGGCTGGGCATCACAGACGGGGAACTGGAAGCCTTCCGGAAAAAGATCCTGGAGTGA
- a CDS encoding deaminase gives MDDEHVKHMKRCYELAISAGKKGYDTFGAVLVHNGKILEEAENTSDYVHRIFGHAEFNLVHKCANKYSDEILENAVVYSSCAPCERCLAAIASLGVHQIVCGVSYKEFCKLLPFDYQALDREGLLKQLGIQMTLTESVLEEEGMHVFEWWGGEYRPLEELIAEMDAVKKKQK, from the coding sequence GTGGATGACGAACATGTGAAACACATGAAACGATGCTATGAACTGGCGATAAGTGCCGGGAAAAAGGGCTATGATACCTTTGGCGCAGTTCTTGTGCATAACGGGAAAATCCTGGAGGAAGCGGAAAACACGTCAGACTATGTTCACAGGATCTTCGGGCATGCGGAATTCAATCTGGTGCACAAATGCGCCAACAAGTATTCCGATGAAATTCTGGAGAATGCTGTCGTATATTCCAGCTGCGCTCCCTGTGAACGGTGCCTGGCAGCCATCGCGTCCCTTGGAGTGCATCAGATCGTATGCGGCGTCTCTTATAAAGAGTTTTGCAAGCTGCTGCCTTTTGATTATCAGGCGTTGGATCGCGAAGGCCTGCTGAAACAGCTGGGCATTCAGATGACGCTTACGGAATCCGTGCTCGAAGAGGAAGGGATGCATGTGTTTGAATGGTGGGGCGGAGAATACCGCCCGCTGGAGGAACTCATTGCGGAAATGGATGCAGTGAAAAAGAAACAGAAGTAA
- a CDS encoding MBL fold metallo-hydrolase codes for MDSWFTVETIDSQTYAISEYRHWEETHCYLLCGREKAILIDTGLGISGIRKVVEGLTDLPVTVVTTHVHWDHIGGHGLFDTIAVHELEKDWLAVRFPLPLQAVKNSLTMRPCDFPDGFNPEDYRIFQGEPQIILRDGDCLDPGGREIRVVHTPGHSPGHCCFYEPDRQYMYTGDLVYEGCLDAFYPTTDPILMYKSVKRISQYEVSRILPGHHRLDIPVSLVSRVEDGFTQIEQQGLLRQGNGLFEFDGFQIRI; via the coding sequence ATGGACAGCTGGTTCACCGTTGAAACGATCGATTCCCAAACCTATGCCATCAGCGAATACAGGCATTGGGAGGAAACCCACTGCTACCTGCTTTGCGGCCGTGAAAAGGCCATTCTCATTGATACAGGCCTTGGGATCTCCGGCATTCGGAAAGTTGTGGAAGGGTTAACAGACCTGCCTGTCACAGTGGTAACCACCCATGTCCACTGGGATCACATCGGCGGCCACGGGCTTTTTGATACCATCGCCGTCCATGAGCTGGAAAAGGACTGGCTGGCTGTCCGCTTCCCTCTCCCGCTTCAGGCGGTCAAAAACAGTCTCACCATGCGTCCCTGCGACTTCCCCGATGGATTCAACCCGGAGGATTACCGGATATTCCAGGGTGAACCGCAGATCATTCTGCGTGACGGTGACTGCCTGGACCCCGGCGGACGGGAAATACGGGTCGTTCATACGCCCGGCCATTCTCCCGGCCATTGCTGCTTTTATGAGCCGGACCGTCAGTATATGTACACCGGCGATCTGGTCTATGAAGGCTGCCTGGACGCGTTTTATCCGACCACGGATCCGATTCTCATGTACAAATCCGTGAAACGGATCAGTCAGTATGAGGTGAGCAGGATCCTGCCCGGCCATCACCGGCTGGATATACCTGTCTCCCTGGTCAGCCGGGTGGAAGACGGGTTCACTCAGATCGAGCAGCAGGGCCTGCTTCGGCAGGGAAACGGACTGTTTGAATTTGATGGTTTCCAGATCCGGATCTGA
- a CDS encoding trypsin-like peptidase domain-containing protein: MKRIVALIVVIVLSLICLSGQAGGETAYSFREDYEKIDLAAKSLFYVETYDSQHSIISSASGFVAFDEHLFVTNQHVIKDASYLKVWDDDNNMYMIDKVVMSDEAHDIAILLFPEGKQYNSLELNGDEILKRGQPVVTIGSPKGFQNTVAYGNIGAFPKMDDIEYIQFTAPISHGSSGGCLFDDIGKVIGVTSAGIEEGQNLNFAIPIKYVLEMYDQWDKNNYEQLGSARSWDMVGVTPPPPLVDTLPVDEFLNRYGIINRLVNFRNGPSTNSPKNGNPIAAGEYVYLIMNVMNDAGEVWSRINYNGKVGYVRSDCINLIDENDGKKYDNAQPTPAPIYSSTDKLPSGVTINLFGIINHLVNFRTGPSIDSALAGEPLPVGKRVFVLSNETNEQGEMWSRVSYNMIEGYIKSEYIYLINQGQ; the protein is encoded by the coding sequence ATGAAACGTATTGTGGCTTTAATTGTAGTTATAGTCTTGTCATTAATATGTCTTTCGGGACAAGCGGGTGGAGAAACAGCTTATTCTTTTAGAGAAGATTATGAAAAAATAGATCTAGCAGCAAAATCTTTGTTTTATGTTGAAACATATGATAGTCAACATAGTATTATTTCAAGTGCAAGTGGCTTTGTAGCTTTTGATGAACATCTTTTTGTTACCAATCAGCATGTTATCAAAGATGCTTCATATCTTAAGGTATGGGATGATGACAATAATATGTATATGATTGATAAAGTGGTTATGTCTGATGAAGCACATGATATAGCAATTCTGTTGTTTCCGGAAGGCAAACAGTATAATTCTTTGGAATTGAATGGGGATGAAATATTAAAACGAGGTCAACCAGTGGTAACGATTGGTAGCCCAAAAGGATTTCAGAATACCGTGGCATATGGCAATATTGGTGCGTTCCCTAAGATGGATGATATAGAATATATTCAGTTTACTGCTCCTATATCTCATGGAAGTAGTGGCGGCTGCTTGTTTGATGATATAGGCAAGGTAATAGGTGTAACTTCTGCTGGTATTGAAGAAGGACAGAATTTGAATTTTGCTATACCAATCAAATATGTTCTGGAGATGTATGATCAGTGGGACAAAAACAACTATGAACAATTAGGATCTGCACGATCATGGGATATGGTTGGAGTAACGCCGCCACCACCTTTAGTAGACACTTTACCGGTAGATGAATTCCTTAATCGGTATGGGATAATCAATCGTTTGGTCAATTTCCGAAATGGACCGTCTACGAATTCTCCTAAAAATGGAAATCCGATAGCAGCTGGTGAATATGTATATCTCATCATGAATGTGATGAATGATGCTGGTGAAGTGTGGTCAAGAATAAACTATAACGGCAAAGTAGGCTATGTTAGAAGTGATTGTATAAATCTTATTGATGAAAATGATGGTAAAAAATATGATAACGCTCAGCCCACGCCTGCTCCGATTTATTCATCAACTGACAAGTTGCCTTCCGGCGTGACTATCAATCTATTTGGAATTATTAATCATCTTGTCAATTTCCGGACTGGCCCTTCTATCGATTCGGCTTTAGCTGGAGAACCGCTTCCCGTTGGCAAGCGTGTATTTGTTTTATCCAATGAAACAAACGAACAGGGAGAAATGTGGTCAAGGGTAAGCTATAATATGATAGAAGGATATATAAAAAGCGAATATATATATTTGATCAATCAAGGCCAATAG
- a CDS encoding GNAT family N-acetyltransferase gives MKAEQPAAYFRTNTGMDKEVIVLNTAESKNQLASYLKHADFETEQLLLRFVTEDDMPEVARTWPADHHPLSDGEAQEAIAYMRGNYERNMKGSIFHLCLAVCGKDHPGTIMGWCGLDGTRNHAEPEIFILLDEEYRNKGYGTQCVKELLRVAAEEYALSGVHGGCDKENIASARAMEKGGMVQYGTEENGDPLFRFCASV, from the coding sequence ATGAAGGCTGAACAGCCAGCAGCATATTTCCGGACGAATACAGGTATGGATAAGGAAGTGATCGTTTTGAATACAGCGGAAAGCAAGAATCAACTTGCATCCTATCTGAAGCACGCGGATTTTGAAACCGAACAACTGCTTCTCCGTTTTGTCACAGAAGACGATATGCCGGAAGTCGCCCGGACATGGCCCGCAGATCATCATCCGCTTTCAGACGGAGAGGCACAGGAAGCCATCGCCTATATGCGCGGGAATTACGAACGGAATATGAAAGGCAGCATCTTCCACCTTTGCCTCGCGGTGTGCGGGAAAGATCATCCCGGAACCATCATGGGATGGTGCGGACTGGATGGCACGAGGAATCATGCGGAGCCTGAAATCTTCATTCTGCTGGATGAAGAATACCGAAACAAGGGATACGGAACCCAATGCGTGAAAGAACTCCTTCGGGTTGCCGCTGAAGAATACGCGCTTTCCGGCGTGCACGGCGGCTGTGACAAGGAGAATATCGCCTCCGCCCGGGCCATGGAGAAGGGCGGCATGGTGCAGTATGGCACGGAAGAAAACGGCGATCCGCTGTTCCGGTTCTGTGCAAGTGTCTGA
- a CDS encoding phosphotransferase enzyme family protein — MKRILEQAKHLYTLEGCTFIPVSGHEGGRNQIVIVSRNGNNQYILRFSTLGDRTEKDYLAETEFIRFLAENGAPVADVISSVQGRLVECVEADGKAVYVSLFACAKGMLLADNGYRYREGAPLSEYFFNAGKALGAIHRLSKAYVPVSPRPDYFDKYNMTYLGRLIPDEYSELKTAIAKRLEAFRTLPMDKSCYGLVHFDFSDGNYHIDMDTGAVTVFDFDNCMNCWYMFDLANLWTHNEGWTRQEPDPGRRFELMQQCFDLQLQGYKTETDLPEEMLEKLPLFIDMVLIENIVDELECCAREGEVLDWEDIEDAVECLINDIPYAGLRERT; from the coding sequence TTGAAGCGTATTCTTGAACAGGCAAAACATCTGTATACCCTGGAAGGCTGCACCTTCATCCCGGTATCCGGCCATGAAGGCGGACGGAACCAAATCGTGATCGTCAGCCGGAACGGCAATAACCAGTATATTCTCCGATTCTCCACCCTCGGAGACAGAACGGAAAAAGACTATCTTGCTGAAACAGAGTTTATCCGCTTCCTGGCTGAAAACGGAGCGCCTGTGGCGGATGTGATTTCGTCTGTTCAGGGCAGGCTGGTGGAGTGCGTGGAGGCGGATGGCAAGGCTGTATATGTCAGCCTGTTTGCCTGCGCCAAAGGAATGCTGCTTGCGGATAACGGCTACCGTTACCGGGAAGGCGCACCGCTGAGTGAATACTTCTTTAACGCCGGCAAGGCTCTGGGTGCGATCCACAGGCTGTCCAAAGCGTATGTGCCCGTCTCTCCCCGCCCGGACTACTTCGACAAATACAACATGACGTACCTGGGCCGCCTGATCCCGGATGAATACAGTGAACTCAAAACAGCCATTGCAAAACGTCTGGAGGCTTTCCGCACCCTCCCGATGGACAAAAGCTGCTATGGTCTGGTACATTTTGACTTCAGCGACGGAAACTACCATATCGACATGGATACAGGCGCGGTCACGGTGTTCGACTTTGACAACTGCATGAACTGCTGGTATATGTTCGACCTTGCCAATCTCTGGACTCATAACGAAGGCTGGACAAGACAGGAACCCGATCCGGGCAGGCGCTTCGAGCTGATGCAGCAGTGCTTCGACCTCCAGCTGCAGGGCTACAAAACCGAAACGGATCTTCCCGAGGAGATGCTGGAAAAGCTGCCGCTGTTCATCGACATGGTGCTGATCGAAAATATCGTGGATGAGCTGGAATGCTGTGCCCGGGAAGGTGAAGTGCTGGACTGGGAAGATATTGAAGACGCAGTGGAATGCCTGATCAATGACATCCCTTATGCAGGACTGAGAGAAAGAACATGA
- a CDS encoding GNAT family N-acetyltransferase: MTIIDLTEEQAEDIEERLEAFDESYITYKMDGEIRIGIEDDGKLVAGLDACVTNFKVLYVSTVFVDEEYRRKGLGARLMREMKKRAAAMGVNNIRLDTYDWQGKEFYETLGYECVGHYDNKEDGFSEYFYLKKLG; this comes from the coding sequence ATGACTATCATTGATCTGACTGAGGAACAGGCAGAGGACATCGAAGAACGGCTGGAAGCATTCGATGAAAGCTACATCACCTACAAAATGGACGGCGAGATCCGGATTGGCATTGAGGATGACGGAAAACTGGTTGCCGGCCTGGATGCCTGCGTCACCAACTTTAAGGTCCTGTACGTATCCACTGTGTTTGTGGATGAAGAGTACCGCCGGAAGGGCCTCGGCGCGCGGCTGATGCGTGAAATGAAAAAGCGGGCTGCCGCCATGGGCGTCAACAACATCCGTCTGGATACCTACGACTGGCAGGGTAAAGAATTCTACGAGACCCTCGGTTATGAATGCGTCGGCCACTATGACAACAAAGAGGACGGTTTCTCGGAATACTTCTACCTGAAAAAGCTTGGCTGA
- a CDS encoding nucleoside hydrolase, producing the protein MLKYDVVDSKKVRVIIDSDTACEADDPFAIAYALMSPKLIVRAIVAEHFAQPGSMEKSREAALRVTRAMESDVPVLHGEEGPGETGEPSEGVQFIIREARTPDIHPLFLLCMGALTNIARALAEAPDIADKVTIVTIGGHPYDMQEIPWKEFNFGNDPDAANQVLQSEAPVWQIPSNVYGSIRVGLAELQEQVMPYGAIGQYLFDQMVAYNATPAASWTQGESWALGDSPSVAAVLHPACGRTEWQTVCHVNEDTSYSPLPVARKILVYRDMDSRYLLGDFYAKLHLLWPV; encoded by the coding sequence ATGCTGAAATATGATGTTGTGGATTCCAAAAAAGTACGGGTGATCATCGATTCCGACACCGCCTGTGAGGCGGATGATCCTTTTGCCATCGCCTATGCACTCATGAGTCCCAAGCTCATCGTCAGGGCCATTGTGGCGGAGCATTTTGCCCAGCCGGGTTCCATGGAAAAAAGCCGGGAAGCCGCCCTGCGTGTTACCCGGGCCATGGAATCGGATGTGCCGGTGCTTCACGGCGAGGAAGGCCCCGGGGAAACCGGAGAGCCCTCTGAAGGGGTTCAGTTCATCATCCGGGAAGCCCGCACACCGGATATCCATCCCCTTTTCCTGCTCTGCATGGGCGCATTGACCAACATAGCCCGTGCGCTGGCGGAAGCGCCGGATATTGCGGATAAAGTAACCATCGTCACCATCGGCGGACATCCGTATGATATGCAGGAGATTCCCTGGAAGGAATTCAACTTCGGCAATGATCCGGATGCCGCCAATCAGGTGCTGCAGTCAGAAGCCCCTGTCTGGCAGATTCCCTCCAATGTCTATGGCAGCATCCGTGTCGGCCTTGCGGAACTGCAGGAGCAGGTTATGCCTTACGGAGCGATCGGTCAATATCTCTTTGACCAGATGGTAGCCTACAACGCTACCCCCGCCGCTTCATGGACACAGGGTGAAAGCTGGGCCCTGGGAGACTCCCCCTCCGTTGCCGCTGTATTGCATCCTGCCTGTGGCAGGACAGAATGGCAAACGGTCTGCCATGTGAATGAAGACACCAGTTATTCACCGCTCCCCGTTGCCAGGAAGATCCTGGTCTACCGGGATATGGACAGCCGGTACCTCCTGGGGGATTTCTACGCGAAACTACACCTGCTCTGGCCCGTGTGA
- a CDS encoding GNAT family N-acetyltransferase, producing the protein MDVFFETERILARKLEPEDAARLYENHAEAKVKKWFPNESYADIDEAKEAILFFRDCVDQNRLPFVLAIQLKETGELIGDTGVSEVEEEPDALEIGYQICEKYNGKGLATEVLNAMTAFSFARLNATISYGRVVHGNAASARVLEKAGYMFVNEEYGAEDDPYGNGMLVYKREA; encoded by the coding sequence ATGGATGTTTTCTTTGAAACGGAACGGATCCTGGCGAGAAAACTCGAACCGGAAGATGCTGCGAGATTATATGAAAATCACGCAGAGGCGAAAGTGAAGAAATGGTTCCCGAACGAAAGCTATGCTGATATTGATGAAGCCAAAGAAGCCATTCTTTTTTTCAGGGATTGTGTTGATCAAAATCGCTTGCCTTTTGTCCTTGCGATTCAGCTGAAAGAAACCGGAGAACTGATCGGTGACACAGGGGTCAGTGAAGTTGAGGAAGAACCGGACGCATTGGAGATCGGCTATCAGATTTGTGAAAAATATAACGGAAAAGGACTGGCAACAGAAGTCCTTAATGCCATGACAGCATTCTCATTCGCCCGGCTTAACGCGACGATCAGTTACGGACGCGTTGTCCATGGAAACGCGGCATCGGCAAGGGTGCTGGAAAAAGCAGGATACATGTTTGTCAATGAGGAATATGGGGCTGAAGATGATCCTTACGGTAATGGGATGTTGGTATACAAGAGAGAGGCATGA
- a CDS encoding helix-turn-helix domain-containing protein, with protein MNAIKICEQISFLRRQKGITQEALAKHLGVTNQTISKWESGQCCPDIQFLPRVADYFGVSIDELLGHTPNSSLEALCLSLKKYFSELPEKECFDSAYRLAAQLHEIVMSSGYRNSVHWKEKNYAKEPVSHWGLSARSEAEGCSVRDGDLILFTDSRAWSRLKKAEIRKLACMLEQFADEKVLKVFFTLQDLTMRDSDRYVSAGEIAESLKMNTDDVEKILSELPVTVREDEDEEKYRIDGSAAWIPSVLTLLR; from the coding sequence ATGAACGCGATAAAAATCTGTGAGCAGATCAGTTTTTTACGGCGTCAGAAGGGGATTACCCAGGAAGCCCTTGCCAAACACCTGGGCGTCACAAACCAGACGATCTCCAAATGGGAATCGGGCCAATGCTGTCCTGACATCCAGTTTCTTCCGCGGGTCGCGGACTACTTCGGAGTCTCAATCGATGAACTGCTTGGGCACACCCCGAATTCCAGCCTGGAAGCCCTGTGCCTGTCGCTGAAGAAGTACTTTTCAGAACTGCCTGAAAAAGAATGCTTTGACAGCGCGTACCGTCTGGCCGCACAGCTGCACGAAATCGTTATGAGCAGCGGATACAGGAACAGTGTCCACTGGAAGGAAAAGAACTACGCCAAAGAACCCGTGAGCCATTGGGGACTTTCCGCCCGGAGCGAAGCGGAAGGCTGTTCCGTCAGGGACGGCGATCTGATCCTTTTCACCGACAGCAGGGCCTGGAGCAGGCTGAAAAAAGCAGAAATCAGGAAGCTTGCCTGCATGCTGGAACAGTTTGCCGATGAAAAAGTACTGAAAGTCTTCTTCACGCTGCAGGATCTGACTATGCGGGATTCAGACCGGTATGTTTCTGCCGGTGAAATTGCCGAATCCCTGAAAATGAATACTGACGATGTGGAGAAGATCCTTTCCGAGTTGCCCGTCACTGTGCGGGAAGACGAAGATGAAGAAAAGTACCGCATTGACGGTTCCGCAGCCTGGATCCCGTCCGTGCTGACTTTACTGAGATAA
- a CDS encoding TetR/AcrR family transcriptional regulator — protein sequence MSTKELILEEALRQFSQKGFDGTSMSDIAGPLGISKAALYKHFESKQQIFEEIIAESEVKYKAFFEKLSVHFLTGSHEAMNKQDVDVYSGITSEGLCENVLAFVRFSMSDEYSGQVRRMLTISQFQSRELGETYTRRYVDAMLGYDEKLFEQLMKAGVIKPGNPKVLAAMFYAPVIMYMGIWDREPDRADECEKAIRDHVEQFFTMTKHMGSVL from the coding sequence ATGAGCACGAAAGAATTGATTCTTGAAGAGGCACTCAGACAGTTTTCGCAAAAAGGCTTCGACGGAACATCCATGAGTGACATTGCCGGCCCGCTGGGGATATCGAAAGCGGCGCTGTATAAGCACTTTGAAAGCAAGCAGCAGATCTTTGAGGAGATCATAGCGGAGTCGGAAGTAAAGTATAAAGCCTTTTTCGAAAAACTGTCGGTTCATTTTCTGACTGGCAGTCATGAAGCAATGAACAAACAGGATGTGGATGTCTACAGCGGCATCACATCAGAAGGATTATGTGAAAATGTTCTGGCATTCGTCCGCTTTTCCATGAGTGATGAATATTCAGGGCAGGTGCGCCGTATGCTGACCATATCACAGTTCCAGAGCAGAGAACTGGGCGAAACGTATACGAGACGATATGTTGACGCTATGCTGGGATATGATGAAAAGCTCTTTGAACAGCTGATGAAAGCGGGCGTCATAAAGCCTGGAAATCCAAAGGTGCTCGCCGCGATGTTTTATGCCCCGGTAATCATGTATATGGGAATATGGGACAGAGAACCGGACAGGGCTGATGAATGTGAGAAAGCAATCAGGGATCATGTTGAACAATTCTTTACAATGACGAAACATATGGGCAGCGTACTATAA
- a CDS encoding helix-turn-helix transcriptional regulator, whose protein sequence is METRIAENIRSYRKQRGLTQEQLAEVLGVSVGAVYKWESRSSLPELRLIMEMADFFDISVDALLGYHLNDNRLNAMVERLWMAGNSLDYDAVSEAEKAVRKYPHSFDVVFAAANLYYTFAAGTKKEPWFRRAIELLGSARLLVSQCTDSRVNESWICGMIAEMHEMLGETDKALELLKAHNPGAVFDDRIGIMLLAHGRDPKEANDYLEDGFLRTISSLIQTVIGYAMLFDVKNDNASGMEMMRWIIPTLEGLKKTNKPDFIDKMIVVFNTFLAVFQHKSGDVKGAEDCLRKAKSLALAFDAAPDCAANQVKYVRESEITNAHDPLWKTAMDAVEYILRGKAPELRKLWADVRGHEG, encoded by the coding sequence ATGGAGACACGTATTGCGGAAAACATTCGGTCCTACCGGAAACAGCGCGGGCTGACCCAGGAACAGCTGGCGGAAGTGCTGGGGGTATCCGTCGGTGCGGTCTATAAGTGGGAATCCCGGTCCTCCCTGCCCGAACTGCGGCTTATCATGGAAATGGCGGATTTCTTTGATATCTCCGTGGATGCGCTTCTGGGCTATCATCTGAATGACAACCGGCTGAACGCCATGGTGGAGCGTCTGTGGATGGCGGGAAACAGTCTTGATTACGATGCGGTTTCGGAGGCGGAAAAGGCGGTTCGGAAATACCCTCATTCCTTCGATGTGGTCTTTGCTGCCGCCAACCTTTACTATACCTTTGCCGCGGGAACAAAAAAGGAGCCCTGGTTCCGGCGTGCCATAGAACTGCTGGGCAGTGCGCGCCTGCTGGTATCTCAGTGCACGGATTCCCGGGTAAACGAATCCTGGATCTGCGGCATGATCGCGGAGATGCATGAGATGCTGGGTGAAACGGACAAGGCGCTGGAACTGCTGAAAGCCCACAACCCCGGCGCGGTTTTTGATGACAGGATCGGGATCATGCTGCTCGCTCATGGAAGGGATCCGAAAGAAGCAAATGATTACCTGGAGGATGGTTTTCTGCGAACGATCTCCTCACTCATCCAGACGGTGATCGGCTATGCGATGCTGTTTGACGTAAAGAATGACAACGCATCCGGCATGGAAATGATGCGCTGGATCATTCCCACCCTGGAAGGGCTGAAAAAGACAAATAAACCGGACTTTATAGACAAGATGATCGTGGTTTTCAACACCTTCCTGGCAGTCTTTCAGCATAAATCCGGCGATGTGAAAGGAGCAGAAGATTGTCTCAGGAAGGCAAAGTCCCTGGCCCTTGCCTTTGATGCTGCTCCGGACTGCGCGGCGAACCAGGTGAAATACGTCCGCGAATCGGAAATAACCAACGCCCATGATCCGCTCTGGAAAACGGCCATGGACGCTGTGGAATATATCCTGCGCGGCAAAGCCCCTGAACTCCGGAAACTCTGGGCGGATGTTCGCGGCCATGAAGGCTGA
- a CDS encoding alpha/beta fold hydrolase, which translates to MKRKKKNKMIALCILGIIVLALAVDFILVRKTALDRFAVYEAKAQSINSSYGKISYIDEGEGEPFLVCHGITGGYDQGFDVLSGRTDDYRVIAPSRFGYPGTDMPENATVDMQVDAFIEFLNALGIEKTFIVATSAGGTVAQRFALMYPERCKGLVLYCSGYPASEKPAKPAAGMSGPPEMLCNDIAMWMISPLFKPVMGMESSVIKQIMPMKERRAGIVFDGEVVNKDHTDHYENYDLRNIKVPVLIIHSEDDKLADPEKAKYWSNEIPDCVSVFFSGGGHLMTGNSEEINHVLDEFVEENK; encoded by the coding sequence ATGAAAAGAAAGAAAAAGAATAAAATGATAGCACTATGTATATTGGGGATTATCGTCTTGGCTCTTGCGGTAGATTTTATACTGGTCAGGAAAACAGCGCTGGACAGATTTGCAGTCTATGAGGCGAAAGCCCAAAGCATAAATAGTTCCTATGGAAAGATCAGTTATATAGACGAGGGTGAGGGAGAGCCCTTTCTTGTCTGTCATGGAATTACCGGAGGGTATGACCAGGGTTTTGATGTGTTGAGCGGACGTACAGACGATTACAGGGTTATTGCACCATCAAGGTTCGGATATCCCGGAACAGATATGCCGGAAAACGCCACAGTAGATATGCAGGTAGACGCATTTATTGAATTTCTGAATGCGCTTGGCATAGAGAAAACCTTTATCGTGGCTACCAGCGCCGGAGGAACAGTCGCGCAGAGATTCGCGTTGATGTATCCCGAAAGATGCAAAGGTCTGGTGCTGTACTGTTCAGGATATCCGGCATCGGAGAAACCGGCCAAACCGGCTGCAGGAATGTCAGGACCTCCGGAAATGTTGTGTAATGACATTGCCATGTGGATGATCAGTCCTTTGTTTAAACCGGTCATGGGAATGGAAAGCAGTGTGATAAAGCAGATTATGCCGATGAAAGAACGCAGGGCAGGCATAGTCTTTGATGGAGAAGTTGTGAATAAGGATCATACTGATCACTATGAGAACTATGATTTACGAAATATAAAAGTACCGGTTCTTATTATTCATTCTGAAGACGATAAGCTGGCAGATCCGGAGAAAGCGAAGTACTGGAGCAATGAAATACCCGATTGCGTTTCTGTTTTCTTTTCAGGCGGAGGCCATCTCATGACCGGCAACAGCGAAGAGATCAATCATGTACTGGATGAGTTTGTGGAGGAAAACAAATGA